The Blautia hydrogenotrophica DSM 10507 genome window below encodes:
- a CDS encoding 2-oxoacid:acceptor oxidoreductase family protein: MKEVVCAGFGGQGVLTTGLILSDIAIHNGQNTTWMPSYGSAMRGGTANCTVKYGKDTIYNPSQERPDLLLAMNVASFHMFINIVAPGGIVLISDMVDCDTNVRDDVKVVRVPCIQMANDLKHAKGANIVMTGAIVKLMGDFTKEEALEGMNRMFEKKGKAKFAPMNTAAFEAGYDAV, from the coding sequence ATGAAAGAAGTTGTATGTGCAGGATTTGGCGGTCAGGGTGTCCTGACAACCGGTTTGATTTTATCTGATATTGCAATCCACAACGGACAGAATACTACTTGGATGCCTTCTTACGGCTCCGCGATGCGCGGCGGTACCGCGAATTGTACGGTGAAATATGGAAAAGATACCATCTATAATCCATCTCAGGAGAGACCGGATTTACTGTTGGCAATGAATGTGGCATCCTTCCATATGTTCATCAACATTGTTGCTCCAGGCGGTATTGTCCTGATCAGCGACATGGTAGACTGTGATACAAATGTGCGTGACGACGTGAAAGTTGTGAGAGTTCCCTGTATTCAGATGGCGAATGATCTGAAACATGCGAAAGGTGCCAATATTGTAATGACCGGAGCGATTGTAAAGTTAATGGGGGATTTTACAAAAGAAGAGGCATTAGAGGGAATGAATCGTATGTTTGAGAAAAAGGGAAAAGCAAAATTTGCACCAATGAATACGGCAGCCTTTGAGGCAGGATACGACGCAGTGTAA
- a CDS encoding bifunctional enoyl-CoA hydratase/phosphate acetyltransferase — protein sequence MKNFKELIDKVKSQGPFTIAVAAADDKEVLGAVKLAMDLGFVNPVLVGDEVKIKEIISELNMDAGKCQIVHDSDAASAAAKAVSIVKSGEAQVLVKGMVNTSVYMRAILNRDNGLRTGRLISLTAVYEMPCYHKLIFGTDSGINTAPNLEQKKDILTNALLAMESMGFQNPKVAVLAANEMVDPKIPATSDAAALVEMAKEGAFPPCIIEGPLSFDIAFDAHAAAHKGIESKVSGDPDLLVFPNIESGNMLGKSWLQFNQAKWAGIVLGASSPVVLGSRSDTPEIKLNSIALGCLAAANQKK from the coding sequence GTGAAGAATTTTAAAGAGTTAATTGACAAGGTAAAATCCCAGGGACCATTCACGATCGCAGTGGCAGCCGCAGATGACAAGGAGGTCTTAGGCGCGGTGAAGCTGGCAATGGATTTAGGATTTGTGAATCCGGTCCTGGTAGGTGATGAAGTTAAAATAAAAGAAATCATCAGCGAACTGAATATGGATGCTGGAAAATGCCAGATTGTCCACGATTCAGACGCGGCCAGCGCAGCGGCCAAAGCGGTGTCCATCGTGAAAAGCGGTGAGGCCCAGGTACTTGTGAAAGGTATGGTAAATACCAGCGTGTATATGCGCGCAATTTTAAATCGGGATAACGGGCTTCGCACAGGACGTCTGATTTCTCTGACGGCAGTGTATGAAATGCCCTGTTACCATAAATTGATTTTCGGAACTGACAGTGGTATCAATACTGCACCTAATCTGGAACAGAAAAAAGACATCCTGACCAACGCCCTTCTGGCCATGGAGAGTATGGGATTCCAGAATCCTAAAGTAGCGGTATTGGCAGCCAATGAGATGGTAGATCCGAAGATCCCCGCAACCTCAGATGCTGCTGCATTAGTGGAAATGGCAAAAGAAGGCGCTTTTCCTCCATGTATTATTGAGGGACCTTTATCCTTTGACATAGCCTTCGATGCCCATGCAGCAGCGCATAAGGGGATTGAGAGCAAGGTGTCTGGAGACCCGGATCTGTTGGTATTTCCTAATATTGAGAGCGGCAACATGCTTGGAAAATCCTGGCTTCAGTTTAATCAGGCAAAGTGGGCGGGAATTGTCCTAGGAGCATCCAGTCCTGTGGTACTAGGGTCCAGATCGGATACACCAGAAATTAAGTTGAATTCCATTGCCCTAGGCTGTCTTGCAGCGGCGAATCAGAAAAAATAA
- the buk gene encoding butyrate kinase — protein sequence MKKILVMNPGGSSTKIAVYEDKKEVYKENINHSGEELKAYSSVMAQLDFRKNLILAKLEENGHPLNSFDAAVGRGGLMRPIPGGTYRVNDQMVEDMKNAVCGEHASNLGSVLARVLGDEAGIPSFVVDPVAVDEFDAKSRITGIKDLVYSSWLHSLNHKAVARKIAEKLGGKYEDYNFIIAHLGSGISIVPHKHGKMVDGSGGRTNGPFSSDRSGGLPAYSLIELCYSGKYDKKEIVDKVSAFGGMYDYLGTKDLIEIEERIENGDEYAALIYDAFVYQVAKEICMYSATLEGKVDRIVLTGGIAHSKKVVEEVSRQVDWLAPVEVVAGEMEMEALALGVLRVLNKEEEAKEYLVEEKK from the coding sequence ATGAAAAAGATACTGGTTATGAACCCTGGCGGAAGTTCCACCAAGATAGCGGTTTATGAAGATAAAAAAGAAGTTTACAAAGAGAACATCAATCATTCCGGAGAAGAACTGAAAGCCTACAGCAGTGTGATGGCCCAGCTAGATTTTCGAAAGAATTTGATTCTGGCCAAATTGGAAGAAAATGGTCATCCATTGAATTCTTTTGACGCAGCGGTGGGCAGAGGAGGGCTGATGCGCCCAATTCCAGGCGGTACCTATCGGGTGAATGACCAGATGGTAGAGGACATGAAGAATGCGGTCTGCGGTGAGCACGCTTCCAATCTGGGAAGTGTGCTGGCACGTGTGTTGGGGGACGAAGCGGGCATACCGTCCTTTGTTGTGGACCCGGTAGCTGTAGATGAGTTTGATGCGAAATCTAGGATTACAGGGATAAAGGATTTGGTATATAGTAGCTGGCTGCATTCTTTGAACCATAAAGCTGTCGCTAGAAAAATCGCAGAGAAATTGGGCGGAAAGTATGAGGATTATAACTTCATCATCGCCCATCTGGGATCTGGCATCTCTATCGTACCACACAAGCATGGGAAAATGGTAGATGGCAGCGGCGGCAGGACCAATGGACCTTTCTCTTCCGACCGAAGCGGTGGTCTTCCAGCCTACTCCTTGATAGAACTGTGCTATTCCGGCAAATATGACAAAAAAGAGATCGTGGACAAAGTGAGTGCTTTTGGCGGAATGTATGACTATCTGGGAACGAAAGACCTCATTGAAATTGAAGAGCGAATTGAGAACGGTGATGAATACGCGGCATTGATTTATGATGCGTTTGTATATCAGGTGGCAAAAGAGATCTGTATGTACAGTGCTACTTTGGAAGGCAAGGTAGACCGGATTGTACTGACGGGAGGTATCGCTCATTCAAAGAAAGTTGTGGAAGAGGTCAGCAGACAGGTTGACTGGCTGGCGCCAGTTGAAGTGGTAGCCGGAGAGATGGAGATGGAAGCTCTGGCATTGGGAGTGTTGCGTGTGTTAAACAAAGAGGAAGAAGCCAAAGAATATCTGGTGGAGGAGAAAAAGTGA
- a CDS encoding PLP-dependent aminotransferase family protein has product MKLASRIGELRPSAIRAAGKLIASKPGCITFAGGYPASEVMPVEEVVELTDQLVRDYGRTSMQYGLTKGNDDLMEQIVKLMEKKGIKCGIENIQITTGSQQAIFLTGMLTLDKGDAVVVENPTYLGALSAYVPYEAEFIGVDADEEGMIMSELEKTLQENKNVKLIYVVPNFSNPTGKTWSLERRKQLLEMAKKYDVLIAEDNPYGDIRFSGEPVPEIKSMDDEGRVIYMGSFSKVLFAGLRVGFTVSSKEIADYFEIFKQGVDLQSNEFAQLQIAGYLKNYDLDKQVQRIVKNYSVKRDLMCKIIDEKFPKSVKRTNPEGGMFVWIELPENIDASVLLEKAVEEIGVGYVPGGPFYADGSHKNTIRLNFSTVTAEQIEEGMTRFAKLLHEELD; this is encoded by the coding sequence ATGAAGTTAGCTAGCAGAATTGGTGAGTTACGTCCATCAGCAATCCGTGCAGCAGGCAAGTTGATTGCTTCTAAACCGGGTTGCATTACATTCGCAGGCGGGTATCCGGCATCAGAGGTTATGCCAGTGGAAGAGGTTGTGGAGCTGACCGATCAGTTGGTACGCGATTATGGACGCACCTCCATGCAATATGGTCTGACAAAAGGTAATGATGACTTGATGGAACAGATCGTAAAATTAATGGAGAAAAAAGGAATTAAGTGCGGAATCGAGAATATACAGATTACGACAGGTTCTCAGCAGGCTATTTTCTTAACTGGTATGCTGACTCTGGACAAAGGGGATGCAGTTGTTGTGGAAAATCCCACTTATCTTGGAGCGCTGTCAGCTTATGTGCCTTATGAGGCAGAATTTATAGGAGTGGACGCGGACGAAGAAGGTATGATTATGTCCGAGTTAGAGAAGACCCTGCAAGAAAATAAAAATGTAAAATTGATCTATGTGGTTCCGAATTTCTCGAATCCTACAGGAAAGACTTGGAGTCTAGAACGTCGGAAACAGCTTTTGGAGATGGCAAAGAAATATGATGTTTTGATTGCTGAGGATAATCCTTACGGCGATATCCGATTCAGCGGAGAGCCAGTTCCAGAGATCAAGAGCATGGACGACGAGGGAAGAGTCATCTATATGGGGTCCTTTTCAAAGGTGCTCTTTGCAGGCCTGCGTGTGGGCTTTACGGTGTCTTCCAAAGAGATTGCGGACTACTTTGAGATCTTTAAACAGGGTGTGGATTTACAGTCCAATGAGTTTGCGCAGTTGCAAATTGCGGGATATTTGAAAAATTATGATTTGGATAAGCAGGTTCAGAGAATTGTCAAAAACTACAGTGTCAAGAGAGACTTAATGTGCAAGATCATAGATGAGAAATTCCCGAAATCCGTAAAGAGAACGAATCCAGAAGGTGGTATGTTCGTTTGGATTGAATTGCCAGAAAATATAGATGCCTCTGTACTGCTAGAGAAAGCAGTGGAGGAGATCGGAGTGGGCTATGTTCCAGGAGGACCCTTCTATGCGGACGGTTCTCATAAGAACACCATCCGTCTGAATTTCTCAACCGTTACAGCAGAGCAGATCGAAGAGGGAATGACCCGGTTTGCAAAACTGCTGCATGAAGAACTTGACTGA
- a CDS encoding thiamine pyrophosphate-dependent enzyme — MAVERKFPGIIDKPMSFCPGCGHGVISRIICECLEELGQDQNIIFPIGVGCSSNLGAGLTTDRLHCSHGRAAAVATGMKRVNPDNLVVTYQGDGDAYSIGLAESTNAAYRNENITVITVNNTNFGMTGGQMSWTTMEGQKTTTSQHGRDCSITGAPIRFPEMVAREFDIAYAARGSVSSPANIRKTKKFITEALKAQMNKEGYSIVEVLSPCPVNWGMTPIQAMERLDKEVEPYYPVGVIKARKEAK, encoded by the coding sequence ATGGCTGTTGAGAGAAAGTTTCCTGGAATCATCGATAAGCCGATGAGCTTCTGCCCTGGATGCGGACATGGTGTGATTTCCCGAATTATCTGTGAATGTCTGGAAGAGCTGGGACAGGATCAAAATATTATTTTCCCAATTGGTGTAGGATGTTCTTCTAATCTAGGAGCTGGCCTTACCACAGACCGTCTCCACTGTTCTCATGGCCGTGCGGCAGCAGTTGCCACCGGCATGAAAAGAGTAAACCCGGATAATCTGGTAGTTACCTACCAAGGAGATGGAGACGCCTACAGTATCGGGTTGGCAGAGAGCACCAATGCTGCCTACAGAAATGAGAATATCACTGTGATTACAGTAAACAATACAAACTTTGGTATGACAGGTGGACAGATGAGCTGGACGACGATGGAAGGACAAAAGACGACCACTTCTCAGCATGGACGCGACTGTTCCATCACGGGTGCGCCGATTCGTTTTCCAGAGATGGTTGCGAGAGAATTTGATATCGCTTATGCGGCAAGAGGAAGTGTCAGCAGTCCTGCCAACATCCGCAAGACAAAAAAATTCATAACAGAAGCTTTAAAAGCGCAGATGAACAAAGAAGGTTATTCGATTGTAGAGGTACTGTCTCCATGTCCGGTAAACTGGGGCATGACTCCGATTCAGGCGATGGAGCGTCTGGACAAAGAGGTAGAACCTTACTATCCAGTGGGCGTGATTAAAGCTCGGAAGGAGGCTAAATAA